TTAAAGTTGTATTTACCCCAATTTTTAATGGCTAATTCTCGAGTATCTGGATTGTAAGCTACTAATTTATGGTGGTTAATGAAACGATCTAATAATGCATTCACACTCTCAATCGAATGGCCAATATCAAAAGCTATTTGTTTTTTTGTAATTTGATAAATACCAATTTGTGTTGTTTTGGAGTTCGTCAATAAATATAAAAAGAAAAACTTATCTTCTGGTGTAAATTCTTCAACTATTTTCGGGTCGTTCCAAAAGTCTGTGTGTACCATTCTAAATTTAGCCATGTTAACCACCTTTTCTGAATTTGTTGTATAATAGGGGGTAGGATGATGTTGGTGCATCATCCTACGTTTTTAAGCGGATTTATCTAATAATGGATAAATCCCGTGAGACTTTAATATCTCATGAATAAAAAGACGTCCTTTTTGGGTCCATCTGGTGTGAAGTTTCGTTCCAGTGGTCCCATCTTTTTTTCTGTATTCTGTTGTTTTGGATTTGGTATACCCACTGCCTTGATGTTTACCATATAACAACCATTGCCCATTCATTTTGTATTGGACACCAGCTGCATGTAATATGTCATTTAACTTCTTCCCACTCAATGCATAATCTTTTGCTATTTGTGTTATGTTTACGGCATCTTTTGATGCAAGTATCTTATCTACGTAATTTACTTTTGGTTCATACTCCTTAACACGTTGTTCAAGCATTAATTTTTCTTTTTGTTCTTCTATCCAAAGTTGAGCACGTTTTATAGGATCATCAATGGCATAAGAAGCTTGTCCTATTTCATACTTCTCAGTTTTACGAATAGAAGGAAGTACCTCATGAGTAATCCATCTTTTAAATTGCTTTGCTTCTGGTTTACGGCTTGACAAAACTAAATTGTAAAGCCCGAATTCATTAACACACATTAAGTGTCTATTCTGCCTACCGTCATTTAAAATGACGCTAGCTTTCTCATCATAATCTAATCGTGTTATTGCTTGTCTGCTATTATTGATTTCTAAAATTTCACAAACATCTTTAGCAACAAACCACGGTCCAGTATCTTTCTCAATGATTCTTAATCGGTTCCCTTCAAATACTTTTGTAAATTGATCCAATCCATCACCTTCTTAGTTTTTTGAAATACCTTCCTGTAATTTATTAAGCAATTATATGGACTTTGCCATCTTGAATTAATTCTTCTAATTCGCTAGATAGATAGTCTTTTATGTTATCCATTGCTTCTAGTTGCCAAGCTCCTCCATCCGCTTCAAATAATGCGCATTCAGCCCCATCTCTCATACGAAATACAAATTTCGATTCCGGTTGTTCCACTTCAGTAAATGTACGGTAAGGTGCTACCATAATTGGATTAGGAACCTTAACATCACCAACCTGTGCAATACCTGTTTTTGCAGTAACAGATTGACTAATCCCATCATCACCAATTGTTTGTACATTTTCTTCACGAATATTACCAACTACTTTCAAAACAATTTGACTATCTTCATTCCTCAGAAAGCAAGACTGTAATTTAATGTTGAAGGCCTCCGCATTATAAAATCGATCAAATTGAAAATCTGGAACAAAAGCATCAGATACTATCCATCTATTCCGCTTAACATCACTATTAATAGTTGAAAAAGCAATAACTGTTGTTGGATCCTTTACGTGTATCATTACTTCACCAGTTGAATCGAAATTTGATTTCAGATAACCAACTAGTCCAGATAAGCTTTGCACATGTATTGGTTCTCCTATAGGTTCAGTTATTAACTGCACATTACCTGTAGCATAATCTTGGCCATTCACCTGTTTTATTTCTTTATTTCCTAATCCTACTAAGTATTGCAATGCATCTTTTATCATTATTTTTTGCCTCCTTGTTTTTGAAGGTCAACTATATTTTGACCTCGATCATCTTTTATTTCGCCTGTATCTGAATCAAAATATGTTTGATCTTTTAAGCCACTCTTTAATTCAGCTGCAGTAGCTACCCCATTTTCATCTCGATCCATAATTAGAGAAGATAATACTGCATTACGTGGAGTAAGCGTTGATTTAACTTCAACAACAACGTCAGTAAGTTGACGTCTTTCATCCGCTTTTAAAACTAGATTCACCTGTAACTTTCTCTTCTTTTCTGGATCAGTATTTGGATCACCGATGTTTTCTAAAACCTTTTTTAATTCGTAATCAAACTGTTCTGCTAAAGCCCCATTAGCAAATGTGTTCAAATCGACAATATAATTAGTCATATTAAATCTCCTTTCGTTTTATATAGGAAATGTATTGTTTTTGGCCACAAAGCATAGCTTCAGAGCTCCTACTTCAAGTGACAATTGAATAGCAATGTATTATCGTACATAGCGTTAGCTAGTTAATATAACCTTTCATATCTCTTTACAAAAAGTTATTTCCAATAAATATTTACTCACCTCGATCTAGTTTCTCGTAATTGGCAATCCTGCCGGCCAATACACCTAACATTGCATTCACAACCAGCACAACAGCTGCAGCAATGAATAATCCGCTCCCTATACCTTCAAGCATTAAAAACACCTACTTCTTTCACTTCTTGGTACAACGACATGATCTCTGGAAAAGACCTTTTAAATGCAGTAATCCTTTCAGCACCTAAAAGTGGTATACGAAAAACATATTCCATGTCCGTCATCAATGCTGCTAGTCTAATAGATTTAATGTAGTCGTCTTTCACTTGCTTGATTTCTTCAAAACGACCTTTAAATTTATTCAGTACATCTTGATCAGTTGCTACTTTTGTCATAAATTTTCCTCCTTTGTAGGAATTTAGTTCCTTCATGTCGAATCTTGTATGGGAAGGAGGTGTATTTTTTGATAGAAGGATTTCTTCAATTTTTAATAGATAATATTAACTTGGGTACTTTTTTTATTGCTGCATTAACATTCGGAATAACATTCGCTAATTTTTACAGAAATAGAGCTTCAATCAAAGTAATTCAATTAGATAAGAGTCAATCAGTATTGATTAAACCTGATATAATTGATAGTGAAAACCCTGATGTCTATTGGTACGATGACTATAGGTTAATAGTCGATCTTATAATTACTAATCAAAGTGCAAAACCTATATCAATTGTTGAATTCGAATTAAACGAACAGTTAAAATTCAATTCATATCATCTACCTGGTGCAGACTATAAAGTCACTACTCAACCCAGAAACGAAACTAAAGGTGGATTAACAGTATCGGGCACTGAAAAATATATAAGATATCCTATAGGTGATTTATGGCTCCAACCCGTTATAGATATACCACCTCACACTTCAAAAAGAGGATTTATCTTTTTTCATTTTTCAGATGAAAAGGCAGTAACCGTTGGTATTAACAAACTGAATATCATTTCTTCTCGTAAAACATTTACTAAAGATTTAATTGTATTCGAATCTCAAAAGTCTCGCCTTCCGCTACCAAGTAATATCCATTCGGATCGTAATTCTTTAGATTTCTAAATTCTTCTCTCAAGTCATCTACATATTCGATGATGTCTTTTTGTCTTTTATCACTTATTAGGATCTCTGTTGAAGCTAGTTCGTTAGCAATAGTTCTAGCTTCATTTAATTTCGTTGATAGCTCATTAATCATTTTTGTAGCATCCTCCATACCTTCTATCTTGAATTCTGATTCCAAACTTTCTCACCCCCTTTTCACCCTGGCATGAAATCCAGCAAACAATGGCCAACCTTCAAACTTTGTTCGTTCATACAAAAGTTCTTCATAAGTAATTTCATTGTAGTGAGTACCTTTTTCATCTACTGTCATAATCTCAATCTGACAATTAGTGTCTAACTCAACATCATCGTCATCTGTTATTAAATATGCTTGTCCTTCCATTACTGCGGTAGTTCCAACAAAATAACCATCAAGTCGATCAATTAAATCTTTATACATTAAGTACCACTCCTTTCATAAATCACTTTTAATTCTTTAACATTTTCTAAATCAGAGAAATCTTTACCAGCATTCCGCTTCATAAAATCATCAAGTTCAAAAGATGAAATTTTCATTGAACCCAACTTGAGCGCTTGTATATGACCATGTTTGATTAGGTCATATACTTTGTTTTTATTTACGCCCAATATTTCAGAAGTTTTGGAAATAGTGTATAAGCAATTCAATTCCTACACCCCCTACAACAGTTTATGAGAAAATTAAAATACTTTATCTTTAAAATTCGCATTATATGCGACAAAAGAGTTAAAAAAAATAGCCATTGACTCTTCTTTACTTAGATTTAATGTTTCCACAATTTTATTTGCTTCCTCAATTGTCAATGACTTCCCTTTATTATTAAGTTTCCTATACAAAGTACTTTTGTCCATCCCCAACTCTTTAGCCAAATTCTCTACATTTAAATTATTTTCTACAATTTTACCTTTTAACTTGCTTATGTTCATTAATCACACCTCTTTTCATGCACATTAATGTCGCGTATTATGCGATTAACTAAATCATAAAGTATTTACAATATAGAGTCAACAGTTTTTTATTGCAATACGCGATTTATTTCATTCTTTTTATTTAATTTTGTTGCATTAATGCGACAAAATAGTTTATAATAAATTCATCGAATTGGAGGTGAAATATTTATGAACATAGGTACGAGAATAAAAAGTAGAAGAAAACAACTAAAAATGACTGTTGATGAACTAGCCAATACACTTGGGAAAAACAGAGCTACAATTTATAGGTATGAGAGTAGCGAGATTGAGAATATGCCTATAGATATTGTTGAACCACTTGCAAAAGCATTGAGGATAACACCTTCTTATTTAATGGGTTGGGAAAATGGCGATAAAAATAATCTTAAAGAGGAATCAAATTTCTCCTACAATTACTATCCTGAGTCTGTTTCTGCTGGTCTGCCAATAAATATTGATGGTATTACAGAAGAATTTGTAGAAAATATAAAAATACCCAATTCGCTTATGGGCAAATGGGCAGGGAGTAAAGATATTTTTATAATGAGAGTAAATGGTGAATCTATGAACAGGACTATTCCTCATCATTCTTTAATCGCTGTAAAAAAATTATCTTTAAATAATTTATGTAATGGTGACATTGTTGTTTATAGTCATAATAATGAATACTCAGTTAAAAAAGTGTACAAGCACGAAGATATTTTAATCTTCAGACCAGACTCAACAGATGAAAGATTTGCTGATTATGTGGCCCGCTCTGATGATGTCAATCTTGTGATTCATGGGAAGGTAGTAATTTATATTGTTGAACAAGATTAAATTACCAACGTTGATAATTTAATATGGCAGGCTGATCACCTGCTTATTTTTTTAGGGAGCTGATATTAATGAAAGGCGGCGTAAGGAAACGTTACGGTTCATGGTATTACTATTTTGATCTTGCCACCACAGAAGGGAAACGAAAAAAAATTGAAAGAAAAGCTGAAGGTGCAAATAGCAAACCAGAAGCTGAAAGGGTTTTAAGACAAGCTATTGCAGAGTATGAAAACAGTGGCGTATTTTTTGAACCTTCAAAAACGTCAGTACATGATTATTTTCAATTTTGGTTAAAAGAATACGTTGAACTAAATTTAAAACATAATACGATAGAAAATTATAGAGGCGTTATCAAAAATCACATTGTTCCAGCTTTAGGTGATAAGCATTTAAGATCATTGTCACCAGAAGTATTACAGAAGTTTATTAATGATAAATTTAGAAATGATTACTCACATCAAACGCTGACCATTTTTCATAGTGTTCTTAAAAACGCTTTAAATCAAGCCGTATTCCCCTACAAATTAATAAGAGATAATCCAATGAATTATGTAAAAATACCAAGATTCGAATCTAAAAGGACCACCAAAAAAGAATTGAAAATCTTATCGAAAGAAACACTTAAAAAGATTAATGATTATCTTACTGAAGAAGATATATTTTATATTCCATATCACATTGGTTTAAATACAGGAATGCGTGTAAGTGAAGTCTGTGCTTTAACCTGGGATTGTGTTGACCTTGATAATGGGATAATTGAAGTAGATAAAATTCTAATTAATAAAAATAAAGAATGGATTTTTGGAACACCCAAGACAGCCGCTTCTTATAGAAAAATTAAAATAGGCAAAACATTAATCAACATTTTAAAAAAACATCGTGTTCGTCAGAAGCAAAATAAGCTTGTTTACGGAGAGTTCTATGAGGATAGTGAATTTGTGTGCACAAAAGAAAACGGAAAGAATGTGACCCCCTCTAGTTGCAAATGGGGCGGTCGAAACTTGAGAGTTAAACTCGAAATAGGTTTTAATTTTCATTCACTCCGGCATACACATGCAACACTGCTTTTAGAAAGCGGTGCAAAGCCAAAAGATATTCAAGCTCGGCTTGGACATTCAAGAATCAGTATAACTTTAGACACCTATTCGCACTTAACAGAAAAAATGCAAAATGAGACAGTCGATATCTTTGAACGTGCTATGTATAATGATTAACTCCCCCACCCTTTAATACAGTTCGGTGGCTATACGGTGGGGGAAGCTAATATTTAAGAGTATTTTAGCTGTTAAAGGTTGATTTAATCTTCATCCATACGTAAAACAGCCATAAATGCTTCTTGTGGCACTTCAACAGAGCCAACCATTTTCATACGCTTTTTACCTTCTTTTTGTTTCTCTAACAACTTTCTTTTACGTGTTATATCTCCACCATAACATTTAGATAAGACATTTTTACGCATTGCTTTAATTGTAGATCTCGAAACAATTTTATTTCCTATTGCTGCTTGTATTGGCACTTCAA
The nucleotide sequence above comes from Paraliobacillus zengyii. Encoded proteins:
- a CDS encoding replication terminator protein, whose amino-acid sequence is MTNYIVDLNTFANGALAEQFDYELKKVLENIGDPNTDPEKKRKLQVNLVLKADERRQLTDVVVEVKSTLTPRNAVLSSLIMDRDENGVATAAELKSGLKDQTYFDSDTGEIKDDRGQNIVDLQKQGGKK
- a CDS encoding LexA family protein codes for the protein MNIGTRIKSRRKQLKMTVDELANTLGKNRATIYRYESSEIENMPIDIVEPLAKALRITPSYLMGWENGDKNNLKEESNFSYNYYPESVSAGLPINIDGITEEFVENIKIPNSLMGKWAGSKDIFIMRVNGESMNRTIPHHSLIAVKKLSLNNLCNGDIVVYSHNNEYSVKKVYKHEDILIFRPDSTDERFADYVARSDDVNLVIHGKVVIYIVEQD
- a CDS encoding helix-turn-helix domain-containing protein; this translates as MNCLYTISKTSEILGVNKNKVYDLIKHGHIQALKLGSMKISSFELDDFMKRNAGKDFSDLENVKELKVIYERSGT
- a CDS encoding phage antirepressor KilAC domain-containing protein; the protein is MDQFTKVFEGNRLRIIEKDTGPWFVAKDVCEILEINNSRQAITRLDYDEKASVILNDGRQNRHLMCVNEFGLYNLVLSSRKPEAKQFKRWITHEVLPSIRKTEKYEIGQASYAIDDPIKRAQLWIEEQKEKLMLEQRVKEYEPKVNYVDKILASKDAVNITQIAKDYALSGKKLNDILHAAGVQYKMNGQWLLYGKHQGSGYTKSKTTEYRKKDGTTGTKLHTRWTQKGRLFIHEILKSHGIYPLLDKSA
- a CDS encoding helix-turn-helix domain-containing protein, translating into MNISKLKGKIVENNLNVENLAKELGMDKSTLYRKLNNKGKSLTIEEANKIVETLNLSKEESMAIFFNSFVAYNANFKDKVF
- a CDS encoding tyrosine-type recombinase/integrase, encoding MKGGVRKRYGSWYYYFDLATTEGKRKKIERKAEGANSKPEAERVLRQAIAEYENSGVFFEPSKTSVHDYFQFWLKEYVELNLKHNTIENYRGVIKNHIVPALGDKHLRSLSPEVLQKFINDKFRNDYSHQTLTIFHSVLKNALNQAVFPYKLIRDNPMNYVKIPRFESKRTTKKELKILSKETLKKINDYLTEEDIFYIPYHIGLNTGMRVSEVCALTWDCVDLDNGIIEVDKILINKNKEWIFGTPKTAASYRKIKIGKTLINILKKHRVRQKQNKLVYGEFYEDSEFVCTKENGKNVTPSSCKWGGRNLRVKLEIGFNFHSLRHTHATLLLESGAKPKDIQARLGHSRISITLDTYSHLTEKMQNETVDIFERAMYND